The DNA window TGGCCCCGGCGTCCTCGGAGGCGCTCGGCCGGTTGCGCCGGCGCTTGGGCGCGGGCTTCGTCTCGGCGGTCGGCTTCGCCCCCACCTCGGCAGGCAGGAACTCGATGGGGTCGGCCGTCACGGTGCCCTTCGACGCCAGGGGCTTGAACAGGGTGCCCGTGGCCGCCAGCAGCGTAAGGCCGAGCACCCAGCTCGACGCCATCGCCACGAAGAACAGCCACGCGCGCCCGTCCACCGACACGAAGTCGCTCACCCACCCCATCAGGAACCCCGTGCTCTGCATGAGGTAGGCCACGCCGCCGAAGAACCCGTAGATGAACACGGGGTTGATGCCGCGGTCGCGCGACACCTGGGCGCACTGCATCATCATGAGCATCTGCACGAGCGAGAACACGAGGTACGTGAGCGCCGCGAACAGGTTGAGGTAGACGGAGCCCAGGTAGGGCAGCAGCAGGAACCCCGTGATGATGAGGGGGTACACCACGCGGAACACCGAGGTCAGCCCGAACCGGAAGCTCATGCGGTACCACAGCACCAGAAGCACCGCCGCCGACACGAGCGAGCCCACCATGGACGCGCTGTTCACCACCGCGGCTATCTCGTCGTGCAATAGCGCGATGCCGCGGATGACGCCGCTGGCGAACGCGAGCGAACCCACGCACAGAGCGCTGCGCCAGTAATCGGCCAGCACCCGGCGGTACACGCGCGGATGCTGGCGCGGCACGTCCTCGAACATGGGCTGGTCGACCCGCATCTCGCGCACCGAAAGCGCGATGCACAGGCCGCACAGCGGCACGAACACGAGCGGCACGAGGAAGGCCGTGAGCGCGATGGGCACCAGGTACAGCCCGAAGTAGATGAACGGCGCGATGGCCGTGCCCACGATGAGCCGCAGGTTGCCCTCGGCCGGCGGCAGCGAGGCGAAGTAGCGCTGCCACAGCATGAACATGCCCGCGCACCCGATGCCGAGGAGCACGCCGCCGCCCGCGACCAGCGCGAGGGTGACCGCCGTCAGGTACATGGCCGCGATGAGGCACGCCGAGCCCGAGAACACGAGCAGCGCGCTCAGGGCCACGAGCATGCGCCGCGCCCCGCGCGGGAAGTAGTACGACCCGAGCGTGCTTGCCACGAACGCCCCGCCGAACGCGAGCGCCTGCGTCAGGAAGAACGTGAGCGTGACCTCCGCCGTCTGGAACTCGAGGGGCAGAAACGGGAAGATGCCGCCCCACGTGGAGGTTGCGTTCACCGTGAGGAAGCAGGCGTAGCCCCAACTGGACACGTGCGTGCGCGCCGTCTGCGCCATGGGCTCCCCCTCCCTTCCCTGCCGAATTCCGCTGCGAGCATGGTAGCATAGTCGTCGCGCGCTCCTCGGCCTCTCGCGGCTGCGAATCGCTATGCGGTATTCGCCGACCTGGGGTTTCGCCCTTAAATCACATGCCGGGTGTGATTCCCTAGCACAGCGCTTCCGGTATGTTGGATGGCGTGGAGCAACCGAAACGAAGGAGGGAACCATGGCTTTGAACGAATCCGCGCTCTCGCGCCGCACGTTCGTCAAGGGCTCGCTCGCGGGCCTCGCGCTGGCCGGAGCCGCCGGCTCGACCGCGCTGTACGGCTGCGCGCCCAAGGGCGAAGAGGGCTCCGGCGCTGCGGGAGGCGCCGCCGAGGGCACGCCCGCCCCGGCCGACCAGATCGCCTGGAGCCAGTGCAACGTCAACTGCGGCGGCAACTGCATCTTCCAGTGGCATTCCCGCGACGGCAAGATCGCCTACATGGAGTCCGACAACACGGGCGACGACGACCTGCAGGCCCGCGCCTGCCTGCGCGGCCGCTCGATGCGCCGCTGGATCAACCACCCCGACCGCCTCATGCACCCCATGAAGCGCGTCGGCAAGCGCGGCGAGGGCAAGTTCGAGCAGATCAGCTGGGACGAGGCCATCGACACCATCGCCAGCGAGCTCAAACGCGTCATCGACACCTACGGCAACGAGGCCGTCTACGTGAACTACGCCACCGGCATGTACTCGTGCACCGGCAAGCAGCCCGGCCTGCGCCTCCTCGGCCTGCTCGGCGGCTACGTGAACCAGGCGTACGACTACTCAACGCACATGCTGCAGGCCATCATGCCGTTCATGTACGGCAGCGACAAAGAGAAGGGCAGCGTCTTCAGCCCCTACGACGCCGTGAACGCCTCGTCGTTCTCCGAGGCCGAGCGCGCCTCCGACCTCGTGGTCATGTTCGGCAACTCCCCCGCGGAAACCCGCATGGGCGGTGCGAACGCCGTGTGGGACTTCGCGAAGGTGCGCGAGGCCGTGGAGGGGCGCGGCGGCAAGATCGTCAACATCGACTACCGCCTGAACGAGTCAGCCTCGGGCCATCCGGACGAGTGGCTGCCCATCCGCACGGGCACCGACGCAGCCCTATGCTCGGCTATCGCGCATGAATGGATAACGAACGGCCAGGTGGACAAGGAGTTCCTGGACACGTACTGCGTGGGCTACGACGACGACACCATGCCCGAGTCCGCCAAGGGACAGAACAAGTCCTACAAGGACTACATCATGGGCACCGGCTACGACATGGTGGAGAAGACCCCCGAGTGGGCCGCCCCCATCACGCAGATCCCAGCCGAGAAGATCCGCCAGCTAGCCGCCGACATCGCGGCCGCCGAGGCGCCCTTCGTCGTGCAGGGCTGGGGCCCGCAGCGCCACACCAACGGCGAGGACGCCACGCGCGCCATCTGCATGCTGCCCATCCTCATCGGCAAGATCGGCCTGCCCGGCACCAACACCGGACAGCGCGAGGCTGAGCCGCCCACCTACCTGGTCGGCAGCCTGCCGTTCCAGAACCCGGTGAAGACGGCCATCCCCGTGTACCAGTGGGCGAACGCCGTCGATCACGGCAAGGACATGACCGCCACTAACGCCGGCGTCATCGGCACGGACAAGCTGAAGAGCGACATCAAGTTCATCTGGAACTACGCGGGCAACTGCCTGACCAACCAGCACGGAGACATCAACCGCACGCACGAGATCCTGGCGGACGAGTCCAAGTGCGAGTTCATCCTGGTGTGGGACACCGTGATGACCGACTCTGCCAAGTACGCCGACATCCTGCTGCCCGACGCCATGCGCTCCGAGCAGCTGAACATGCAGACGCAGGGCTACTCCGAGTTCTACACGGCCGTCGTGGTGGGCGGCCCGGCCCAGGAGCCGCCGGGCGAGTGCCGCACCAGCTACGACGTGTGCGCCGACATCGCCGACAAGTTCGGCATGAAGGACGCCTTCACCGAGGGCAAGACGCAGGAGGACTGGATCAAGGAGCTCTACGAGGCGGGCGCGGCAGCCGACGGCGACATGCCCAGCTGGGACGAGATCAGGG is part of the Arabiibacter massiliensis genome and encodes:
- a CDS encoding LuxR family transcriptional regulator, yielding MAQTARTHVSSWGYACFLTVNATSTWGGIFPFLPLEFQTAEVTLTFFLTQALAFGGAFVASTLGSYYFPRGARRMLVALSALLVFSGSACLIAAMYLTAVTLALVAGGGVLLGIGCAGMFMLWQRYFASLPPAEGNLRLIVGTAIAPFIYFGLYLVPIALTAFLVPLVFVPLCGLCIALSVREMRVDQPMFEDVPRQHPRVYRRVLADYWRSALCVGSLAFASGVIRGIALLHDEIAAVVNSASMVGSLVSAAVLLVLWYRMSFRFGLTSVFRVVYPLIITGFLLLPYLGSVYLNLFAALTYLVFSLVQMLMMMQCAQVSRDRGINPVFIYGFFGGVAYLMQSTGFLMGWVSDFVSVDGRAWLFFVAMASSWVLGLTLLAATGTLFKPLASKGTVTADPIEFLPAEVGAKPTAETKPAPKRRRNRPSASEDAGAIRDRTSKQCRLLQESHGLSTREREVMELIARGNSMASIAERLVISENTVRTHAKHIYTKLDIHKRQELLDMLRELEG
- a CDS encoding DMSO/selenate family reductase complex A subunit; translated protein: MALNESALSRRTFVKGSLAGLALAGAAGSTALYGCAPKGEEGSGAAGGAAEGTPAPADQIAWSQCNVNCGGNCIFQWHSRDGKIAYMESDNTGDDDLQARACLRGRSMRRWINHPDRLMHPMKRVGKRGEGKFEQISWDEAIDTIASELKRVIDTYGNEAVYVNYATGMYSCTGKQPGLRLLGLLGGYVNQAYDYSTHMLQAIMPFMYGSDKEKGSVFSPYDAVNASSFSEAERASDLVVMFGNSPAETRMGGANAVWDFAKVREAVEGRGGKIVNIDYRLNESASGHPDEWLPIRTGTDAALCSAIAHEWITNGQVDKEFLDTYCVGYDDDTMPESAKGQNKSYKDYIMGTGYDMVEKTPEWAAPITQIPAEKIRQLAADIAAAEAPFVVQGWGPQRHTNGEDATRAICMLPILIGKIGLPGTNTGQREAEPPTYLVGSLPFQNPVKTAIPVYQWANAVDHGKDMTATNAGVIGTDKLKSDIKFIWNYAGNCLTNQHGDINRTHEILADESKCEFILVWDTVMTDSAKYADILLPDAMRSEQLNMQTQGYSEFYTAVVVGGPAQEPPGECRTSYDVCADIADKFGMKDAFTEGKTQEDWIKELYEAGAAADGDMPSWDEIREQGVYKRALEPCIGLEAFRADPAKNPLGTPSGKIEIYSEQLAEIAATWELDEGDVINPIPVFTPGFQGYGAVTEEFPLYCAGFHHKSRTHSSFGFIEELEQVARQQLWINPMDAEPRSIKDGDTVSVKSPAGEVRIEAKVTPRIIPGTVGIPQGAWHKADMAGDRVDEGACVNTLTTYKPSPYAKGNGNAHSIIVQVAKA